A single genomic interval of Nocardioides nitrophenolicus harbors:
- a CDS encoding vWA domain-containing protein gives MTDSPAPEPRDRLTRWRLVLGGDEADPDDVQLSAEDLVRDRALAQLYDGGAPGSGRPGGPRRGGLGRSAPGVNRWLGDIRTYFPSSVVQVMQADAMDRLGLHELLLEPETMAAVQPDLNLVTTLVGLNRVIPEHSRATARAVVRAVTDQLEQRLRSKTVQAVSGAVDRAARTRRPRHHEIDWRRTIAANLEHYLPEHRTVVPERLLGHARRSRQTQRHIILCIDQSGSMAESVVHSSVFGAVLASLRAVSTRLVAFDTEVVDLTDEIEDPVDVLFGVQLGGGTDINRALAYCQSLIERPEETVLVLISDLYEGGIAEEMLRRAHAITSSGAVMVALLALSDSGAPSYDATHAAALAAIGVPAFACTPDQFPDLMAAAIEKRDLAQWAAANDIVIASAVEDDEGG, from the coding sequence ATGACCGACTCCCCCGCGCCCGAGCCACGCGACCGGCTCACCCGCTGGCGGCTGGTCCTCGGCGGCGACGAGGCAGACCCCGACGACGTCCAGCTCTCGGCCGAGGACCTGGTCCGCGACCGCGCCCTCGCCCAGCTCTACGACGGCGGCGCCCCCGGCTCCGGCCGACCCGGCGGCCCCCGCCGCGGCGGCCTGGGCCGCTCCGCGCCCGGCGTGAACCGCTGGCTGGGCGACATCCGCACCTACTTCCCGTCCTCGGTGGTGCAGGTGATGCAGGCCGACGCGATGGACCGCCTCGGCCTCCACGAGCTGCTGCTGGAGCCGGAGACGATGGCGGCGGTGCAGCCGGACCTCAACCTGGTGACGACCCTGGTCGGCCTCAACCGCGTCATCCCCGAACACAGCCGCGCCACCGCCCGCGCCGTCGTGCGGGCGGTCACCGACCAGCTCGAGCAGCGGCTGCGCAGCAAGACCGTCCAGGCGGTCTCGGGCGCGGTCGACCGGGCCGCCCGCACCCGCCGCCCCCGGCACCACGAGATCGACTGGCGGCGCACCATCGCCGCCAACCTCGAGCACTACCTGCCCGAGCACCGCACCGTCGTCCCCGAGCGACTGCTGGGGCACGCCCGCCGCAGCCGCCAGACCCAGCGCCACATCATCTTGTGCATCGACCAGTCCGGCTCGATGGCCGAGTCGGTCGTCCACTCCAGCGTCTTCGGCGCGGTGCTCGCCTCGCTGCGGGCGGTGTCGACGCGACTCGTCGCCTTCGACACCGAGGTCGTCGACCTCACCGACGAGATCGAGGACCCGGTCGACGTGCTCTTCGGCGTCCAGCTCGGCGGCGGCACCGACATCAACCGCGCCCTCGCCTACTGCCAGTCGCTGATCGAGCGGCCGGAGGAGACGGTGCTGGTGCTGATCAGCGACCTCTACGAGGGCGGCATCGCCGAGGAGATGCTGCGCCGCGCCCACGCGATCACGTCCTCCGGCGCGGTCATGGTCGCGCTGCTCGCGCTCAGCGACTCCGGCGCGCCGTCGTACGACGCCACCCACGCCGCCGCCCTGGCCGCGATCGGCGTACCCGCCTTCGCGTGCACGCCCGACCAGTTCCCCGACCTGATGGCCGCGGCGATCGAGAAGCGCGACCTCGCCCAGTGGGCGGCGGCCAACGACATCGTCATCGCCAGCGCCGTGGAGGACGACGAGGGCGGCTAG
- the pyrE gene encoding orotate phosphoribosyltransferase: MTTTDTALAADIDATCRLTGEFVLRSGQVSNEYFDKYLFEADPLLLARVAREVAQLLPADAELLGGLEMGGIPIATAVSQLVGLPVVFVRKKAKEYGTAKLAEGPSYDGRKVVLIEDVITTGGAVRDATNALREGGAVVETVVCAIDRSPAGENPLADVALEVRAVLTKAELDEARTAARA; this comes from the coding sequence GTGACGACCACGGACACCGCCCTCGCCGCCGACATCGACGCCACCTGCCGCCTCACCGGCGAGTTCGTGCTCCGGTCGGGCCAGGTCAGCAACGAGTACTTCGACAAGTACCTCTTCGAGGCCGACCCGCTCCTCCTCGCCCGCGTCGCGCGCGAGGTCGCCCAGCTCCTCCCGGCCGACGCCGAGCTGCTCGGCGGCCTGGAGATGGGCGGCATCCCGATCGCCACCGCGGTCAGCCAGCTGGTCGGCCTGCCGGTGGTGTTCGTGCGGAAGAAGGCCAAGGAGTACGGCACGGCCAAGCTCGCCGAGGGTCCGTCGTACGACGGCAGGAAGGTCGTGCTGATCGAGGACGTGATCACCACCGGTGGTGCGGTCCGCGACGCGACCAACGCGCTGCGCGAGGGCGGCGCCGTCGTCGAGACCGTCGTGTGCGCGATCGACCGCAGCCCGGCCGGCGAGAACCCGCTCGCCGACGTCGCGCTCGAGGTGCGTGCGGTGCTGACCAAGGCCGAGCTGGACGAGGCGCGGACGGCCGCCCGGGCCTGA
- a CDS encoding DedA family protein, translating to MNSLVATPFVVPMLLGIKWLDPEWLQHEYGTTFIWIAIAIVFVECGLFFPFLPGDTLLFALGLFIAGSNKTGYSVVGISNEPVELVIACVLLVIAAFAGNVAGYEIGRKLGPPLYERDGRILKKKYFDNTSAFFDKHGNKALVIGRFVPFVRTYITVVAGVTMMERRRFFTWSAIGAVLWVVSITLLGYFLGAAIPALGENIDYVTLAILAFSAVPIAWEWWRHKRPGAKRSGDTVEVDSPVE from the coding sequence GTGAACTCGCTGGTGGCGACCCCGTTCGTCGTACCCATGCTGCTCGGCATCAAGTGGCTCGACCCCGAGTGGCTGCAGCACGAATACGGCACCACTTTCATCTGGATCGCGATCGCCATCGTCTTCGTCGAGTGCGGCCTGTTCTTCCCCTTCCTGCCCGGTGACACCCTGCTGTTCGCGCTCGGGCTGTTCATCGCGGGCAGCAACAAGACCGGGTACTCCGTGGTCGGCATCTCCAACGAGCCCGTCGAGCTCGTCATCGCCTGCGTGCTGCTCGTGATCGCGGCCTTCGCCGGCAATGTCGCCGGCTACGAGATCGGCCGCAAGCTCGGTCCGCCGCTCTACGAGCGCGACGGCCGGATCCTGAAGAAGAAGTACTTCGACAACACCTCGGCCTTCTTCGACAAGCACGGCAACAAGGCGCTGGTCATCGGTCGCTTCGTTCCGTTCGTGCGCACCTACATCACGGTCGTCGCCGGCGTCACCATGATGGAGCGGCGCCGCTTCTTCACCTGGAGCGCGATCGGCGCCGTGCTGTGGGTCGTCTCGATCACCCTCCTCGGCTACTTCCTCGGCGCCGCGATCCCCGCCCTCGGCGAGAACATCGACTACGTCACCCTCGCCATCCTGGCCTTCTCCGCCGTACCCATCGCATGGGAGTGGTGGCGCCACAAGCGGCCCGGCGCCAAGCGCTCCGGCGACACCGTCGAGGTCGACTCGCCGGTCGAGTGA
- a CDS encoding DUF5691 domain-containing protein → MSASWWQQTTAAALLGTERREPPPLPPELGVAPRAGSTPETALLDAAAVGGALLRARLPACPAGELPEPAAPDAIPLAPPAAVQLLGLLVDQPPVAARLRPLALERWLQAAADRGVRVPARALPRLLALATQQSELRAATRPVIGERGRWLAGLRSDWTWAVAPEPAPVAATPIAPDDWHALPAAARADALPADDLDLLEAALDDRSDKVRRQALALLDAAPTSARAARMAARLRPLLASTGRLRRGLEITLPTAPDAAGVRDGLTTTRGGSQRERWLELIAAGAPLAVWTEVTGKDPAHTWPLITQPAARAGVLRAVRARGELAWAAAAVADSPDLLAVLPVDHQDATALHLLRTTKAPAAVAAVVRHVSPPWSPALSAAVVDLLRHTTPAGGSAAVALPSLAAGLHPSVRPAVSAWARAESRWGSLPADLDQYLSFLPAITEAFR, encoded by the coding sequence GTGAGCGCGAGCTGGTGGCAGCAGACCACCGCCGCCGCGCTGCTCGGCACCGAGCGCCGTGAGCCGCCGCCGCTGCCCCCTGAGCTCGGCGTCGCGCCCCGTGCCGGGAGCACCCCCGAGACGGCGCTGCTCGACGCCGCCGCCGTCGGCGGCGCCCTGCTCCGCGCCCGGCTTCCGGCGTGCCCCGCGGGCGAGCTGCCCGAGCCGGCCGCGCCCGACGCCATCCCGCTCGCGCCGCCGGCCGCCGTCCAGCTCCTCGGTCTGCTCGTCGACCAGCCGCCGGTCGCCGCGCGGCTGCGCCCGCTCGCTCTCGAGCGGTGGCTGCAGGCCGCCGCCGACCGCGGCGTCCGGGTCCCGGCACGCGCCCTGCCCCGGCTGCTCGCCCTGGCCACCCAGCAGTCGGAGCTGCGCGCCGCCACCCGGCCGGTCATCGGCGAGCGCGGCCGGTGGCTCGCCGGGCTGCGGTCCGACTGGACCTGGGCGGTCGCGCCCGAGCCGGCGCCCGTCGCGGCTACGCCAATCGCGCCCGACGACTGGCACGCCCTCCCGGCCGCCGCCCGCGCCGACGCGCTGCCGGCCGACGACCTCGATCTGCTCGAGGCAGCCCTCGACGACCGCTCCGACAAGGTACGCCGCCAGGCGCTCGCCCTGCTCGACGCGGCCCCGACCTCGGCGCGGGCCGCCCGGATGGCCGCGCGGCTGCGCCCGCTCCTGGCGTCGACCGGCCGGCTCCGGCGCGGTCTCGAGATCACCCTGCCCACCGCCCCCGACGCGGCGGGCGTCCGCGACGGGCTGACCACCACCCGCGGCGGCTCGCAGCGCGAGCGCTGGCTGGAGCTGATCGCGGCCGGCGCACCCCTCGCCGTGTGGACCGAGGTCACCGGCAAGGATCCGGCCCACACCTGGCCGCTGATCACCCAGCCGGCGGCCCGGGCCGGCGTACTCCGGGCGGTCCGGGCGCGGGGCGAGCTCGCCTGGGCGGCGGCCGCGGTCGCTGACAGTCCCGACCTGCTGGCGGTGCTGCCGGTCGACCACCAGGACGCGACCGCGCTCCACCTGCTGCGCACGACGAAGGCCCCGGCCGCCGTCGCGGCGGTGGTCCGCCACGTCTCGCCGCCGTGGAGCCCGGCGCTGAGCGCGGCCGTGGTCGACCTCCTTCGCCACACCACGCCGGCCGGCGGGTCCGCCGCCGTGGCGCTGCCGTCCCTGGCCGCCGGCCTGCACCCCTCGGTGCGTCCCGCGGTCTCCGCCTGGGCCCGCGCCGAGAGCCGGTGGGGCTCGCTGCCCGCCGACCTCGACCAGTACCTCTCGTTCCTACCCGCGATCACGGAGGCCTTCCGATGA
- a CDS encoding FUSC family protein has protein sequence MARLTPLLEELRRVGPPPVTRWAAVRAGGTLLVALLVLHAADAMELGAAATFGAFAAIYGGAVPYRRRWRQQVALAVVLTGAVATGSLAATSEHRAWWAVLVAALWSGIGAAGSDRWRWRPPGPVFLVFAAATCASVPTELGRVPVAIGVCAATAAFAVTLAVVETAIEVRRGDVPEHPPPLPPLPPGRQRLHAVRCVVVVLVAGGLMTSTGLAHPYWAMVAAVVPLAATTLRQQVARGVHRVIGTLLGLVLAGLLLVLPLPALATIVVVALLQAGTELVVTRHYGLALVLITPLALLVTDLAHPEPLGELLGSRFVETAVGAAIGLGAAVLTRRRRTTSPAAR, from the coding sequence ATGGCGCGGCTGACGCCGCTCCTCGAGGAGCTGCGCCGGGTCGGCCCGCCGCCGGTCACCCGCTGGGCCGCGGTGCGGGCCGGGGGCACCCTGCTGGTCGCACTGCTCGTGCTGCACGCCGCGGACGCGATGGAGCTGGGTGCGGCGGCCACCTTCGGGGCCTTCGCCGCGATCTACGGCGGCGCCGTCCCGTACCGTCGCCGCTGGCGCCAGCAGGTGGCGCTCGCCGTGGTGCTCACCGGCGCCGTCGCGACCGGCTCGCTGGCCGCCACCAGCGAGCATCGCGCCTGGTGGGCGGTGCTCGTCGCCGCGCTCTGGTCCGGCATCGGCGCCGCCGGGTCCGACCGGTGGCGCTGGCGCCCGCCCGGGCCGGTGTTCCTGGTCTTCGCCGCCGCCACCTGCGCGTCGGTACCGACCGAGCTCGGCCGGGTGCCCGTCGCGATCGGCGTGTGCGCGGCGACCGCCGCCTTCGCGGTGACCCTGGCCGTGGTCGAGACCGCGATCGAGGTACGCCGCGGCGACGTTCCGGAGCACCCGCCACCGCTGCCGCCGCTGCCACCGGGCCGGCAGCGGCTGCACGCCGTGCGCTGCGTGGTCGTGGTCCTCGTCGCGGGCGGCCTGATGACCAGCACCGGGCTGGCGCACCCGTACTGGGCGATGGTGGCGGCCGTCGTACCGCTGGCGGCGACGACGCTGCGCCAGCAGGTCGCCCGGGGCGTGCACCGGGTGATCGGCACGCTGCTCGGCCTGGTCCTGGCCGGGCTGCTGCTCGTGCTGCCGCTCCCGGCACTGGCGACGATCGTGGTGGTCGCGCTGCTGCAGGCGGGCACCGAGCTGGTCGTCACCCGGCACTACGGGCTCGCGCTGGTGCTGATCACCCCGCTCGCGCTGCTGGTGACCGACCTGGCCCACCCCGAGCCGCTCGGTGAGCTCCTCGGCTCGCGCTTCGTCGAGACCGCGGTCGGGGCCGCGATCGGGCTCGGCGCGGCGGTGCTCACGCGCCGGCGGCGGACAACCTCGCCCGCAGCGCGCTGA
- a CDS encoding VOC family protein codes for MAINLNPYINWRGQAREAMEFYQSVLGGELTVMTFADMGGAAMDVAVADGEADWVMHAALSVSPTVLLMGADHPTHVPGEPQTQQVSISGPSEDEATLRSWWEGLSDGATVYQPLEKAPWGDSFGMLHDKYGVDWLINIAGAPQS; via the coding sequence ATGGCGATCAACCTCAACCCCTACATCAACTGGCGCGGCCAGGCCCGCGAGGCGATGGAGTTCTACCAGTCCGTCCTCGGCGGCGAGCTCACCGTGATGACCTTCGCCGACATGGGCGGCGCCGCGATGGACGTCGCCGTGGCCGATGGCGAGGCCGACTGGGTGATGCACGCCGCCCTCTCCGTCTCCCCCACGGTTCTGCTCATGGGCGCCGACCACCCCACCCACGTCCCCGGCGAGCCGCAGACCCAGCAGGTCAGCATCAGCGGCCCCAGCGAGGACGAGGCCACCCTCCGGTCCTGGTGGGAGGGCCTCTCCGACGGCGCCACCGTCTACCAGCCGCTGGAGAAGGCGCCCTGGGGCGACAGCTTCGGCATGCTGCACGACAAGTACGGCGTCGACTGGCTGATCAACATCGCCGGCGCGCCCCAGAGCTGA
- a CDS encoding TrmH family RNA methyltransferase: protein MPHGPPEVGVGPWPGAWPEGPGSEVYDEVLLREGDRRNVVDRYRYWSLEAIVADLDRRRHGFHVAIENWQHDFNIGTIVRSANAFLAAEVHIVGNRRWNRRGAMVTDRYQHVRHHPSVAELHAYLATDGVPLLGIDNLPGSAHLETMRLPERVCFLFGQEGPGLSEAAREACDGTFSIAQFGSTRSINASAAAAIAMHSWIRQHADLSGDDAWRG, encoded by the coding sequence ATGCCCCACGGGCCGCCCGAGGTCGGGGTCGGACCCTGGCCCGGCGCCTGGCCCGAGGGTCCCGGGAGCGAGGTGTACGACGAGGTCCTGCTCCGCGAGGGCGACCGGCGCAATGTCGTCGACCGCTACCGGTACTGGTCGCTCGAGGCGATCGTCGCCGACCTCGACCGGCGCCGCCACGGCTTCCACGTCGCCATCGAGAACTGGCAGCACGACTTCAACATCGGCACCATCGTGCGCTCGGCCAACGCCTTCCTCGCCGCGGAGGTGCACATCGTCGGCAACCGCCGCTGGAACCGGCGCGGTGCCATGGTGACCGACCGCTACCAGCACGTCCGGCACCATCCGAGCGTCGCCGAGCTGCACGCCTACCTGGCCACCGACGGCGTACCTCTGCTCGGCATCGACAACCTGCCGGGCTCCGCGCACCTGGAGACGATGCGGCTGCCCGAGCGGGTCTGCTTCCTGTTCGGCCAGGAGGGCCCGGGGCTGTCCGAGGCGGCGCGCGAGGCCTGTGACGGCACCTTCTCGATCGCCCAGTTCGGCTCCACCCGGTCGATCAACGCGTCGGCCGCCGCGGCCATCGCGATGCACTCGTGGATCCGCCAGCACGCCGACCTGAGCGGCGACGACGCATGGCGCGGCTGA
- a CDS encoding SWIM zinc finger family protein produces MPRWNLAAVEKAAPDASSLTAARRLAVPGPWSETGSTDTLVWGRCQGSGRTPYQVSIDLAAPAYRCSCPSRKFPCKHALALLLLWVRADGAVADAAEPAGFAGDWAATRAGRAAGAAAAEARRSVDPVARARRVEERRATMSAALEDFAQWLADLARGGTATARRQPWTWWDAAAARLVDGQVPGLAERLRDMAGAVGGREDWAEHLLTEAGRWWLAVQAWRRWEELTPQTQGDLRTYLGWSWGADDLPDAEPAAGWQVLGAHRDETGRLKEQRTWLRSVASGELVLVLDFAGGPQPLPVPQLDGSILDVPLVRYPGSAPTRARFAATPAPLALDVPLPTGGSLADARGTLSELWRRNPWAVRVPAVVRGRLVPPADGVPARLVDEYGEEADVLGPDPWDALAATGGAVTDVFGELEERGLRPLSLAGVDR; encoded by the coding sequence ATGCCCCGCTGGAACCTGGCGGCCGTCGAGAAGGCCGCGCCGGACGCCTCCTCCCTGACCGCCGCCCGCAGGCTCGCGGTGCCGGGCCCGTGGTCCGAGACCGGCAGCACCGACACCCTCGTCTGGGGCCGTTGCCAGGGCAGCGGGCGGACGCCGTACCAGGTGTCGATCGACCTGGCCGCGCCGGCGTACCGATGCAGCTGCCCGAGCCGGAAGTTCCCGTGCAAGCACGCCCTGGCGCTCCTGCTGCTGTGGGTGCGCGCCGACGGTGCGGTTGCCGATGCGGCCGAGCCCGCGGGGTTCGCCGGCGACTGGGCGGCGACCCGGGCCGGGCGAGCAGCGGGCGCCGCGGCAGCCGAGGCCCGACGATCGGTCGACCCCGTGGCCCGTGCCCGCCGGGTCGAGGAGCGGCGGGCGACGATGTCGGCGGCGTTGGAGGACTTCGCGCAGTGGCTGGCCGACCTGGCCCGCGGCGGTACGGCGACCGCCCGCCGCCAGCCGTGGACCTGGTGGGACGCCGCGGCGGCGCGGCTGGTCGACGGGCAGGTGCCGGGACTGGCGGAGCGGCTGCGCGACATGGCGGGCGCGGTGGGCGGCCGCGAGGACTGGGCGGAGCACCTGCTGACCGAGGCGGGCCGGTGGTGGCTGGCGGTGCAGGCCTGGCGCCGGTGGGAGGAGCTGACGCCCCAGACGCAGGGCGATCTGCGCACCTACCTCGGCTGGTCGTGGGGCGCCGACGACCTGCCCGACGCGGAGCCGGCGGCGGGCTGGCAGGTCCTCGGCGCGCACCGCGACGAGACCGGCCGGCTCAAGGAGCAGCGCACCTGGCTGCGCTCGGTCGCGAGCGGCGAGCTGGTCCTGGTCCTCGACTTCGCCGGCGGCCCGCAGCCGCTGCCGGTCCCCCAGCTCGACGGCAGCATCCTCGACGTGCCGCTCGTCCGCTACCCCGGCTCGGCCCCCACCCGCGCCCGCTTCGCCGCCACTCCCGCTCCGCTCGCGCTCGACGTCCCGCTGCCGACCGGCGGCTCGCTCGCCGACGCCCGCGGGACGCTGAGCGAGCTGTGGCGGCGCAACCCATGGGCGGTGCGGGTGCCGGCGGTGGTGCGGGGCCGCCTCGTCCCGCCCGCCGACGGCGTCCCGGCCCGGCTCGTCGACGAGTACGGCGAGGAGGCCGACGTGCTCGGGCCGGACCCGTGGGACGCGCTGGCCGCGACCGGCGGCGCGGTGACCGACGTGTTCGGCGAGCTCGAGGAGCGCGGGCTGCGGCCGCTCAGCCTCGCGGGGGTGGACCGGTGA
- a CDS encoding ATP-binding protein, producing the protein MTQTEPTDGVLRRHAEDEYAHELAALAAADDRPRPPRWRLSPWAVTTYLLGGRLDDGTVISPKYVGSRRLMEIAVASLATDRALLLLGVPGTAKSWVSEHLAAAISGSSTLVVQGTAGTPEESLRFGWNYARLLAEGPSREALVPSPVLRAMEAGALVRVEELTRIPADVQDALISILSEKTLPIPELDDEVQARRGFNVIATANNRDKGVNELSSALKRRFNTVVLPLPDSLSEEVEIVRTRVASIGQGLALPDELAATPEIERVVTIFRELRGGMTLNQRTTVKSPSSTLSTAEAISVMTNGVALAAHFGDGVVRADDLAASITGAVVKDPVQDAIVWQEYLETVVKDRPEWADLYRACRELS; encoded by the coding sequence ATGACCCAGACCGAGCCGACCGACGGGGTGCTGCGCCGACACGCCGAGGACGAGTACGCCCACGAGCTCGCCGCGCTGGCCGCCGCCGACGACCGACCGCGGCCACCGCGGTGGCGGCTCTCGCCGTGGGCGGTGACCACCTACCTCCTCGGCGGGCGGCTCGATGACGGCACCGTGATCAGCCCCAAGTACGTCGGGTCCCGCCGCCTCATGGAGATCGCCGTCGCCTCGCTGGCGACCGACCGCGCACTGCTCCTCCTCGGCGTCCCCGGCACCGCCAAGTCCTGGGTCAGCGAGCACCTCGCGGCCGCGATCAGCGGCAGCTCGACGCTGGTCGTGCAGGGCACCGCCGGCACGCCCGAGGAGTCGCTGCGGTTCGGCTGGAACTACGCCCGCCTGCTCGCGGAGGGGCCCTCACGTGAGGCGCTGGTGCCGAGCCCGGTGCTGCGGGCGATGGAGGCGGGCGCGCTGGTGCGCGTCGAGGAGCTCACCCGGATCCCGGCCGACGTGCAGGACGCGCTGATCTCGATCCTCTCCGAGAAGACGCTGCCGATCCCCGAGCTCGATGACGAGGTGCAGGCGCGGCGCGGGTTCAACGTGATCGCGACCGCCAACAACCGCGACAAGGGCGTCAACGAGCTGTCCTCGGCGCTCAAGCGCCGGTTCAACACCGTGGTGCTGCCGCTTCCCGACAGCCTCAGCGAGGAGGTCGAGATCGTCCGCACCCGGGTCGCGAGCATCGGCCAGGGTCTCGCGCTGCCCGACGAGCTCGCGGCGACGCCCGAGATCGAGCGGGTGGTGACCATCTTCCGCGAGCTGCGCGGCGGGATGACGCTCAACCAGCGCACCACCGTGAAGTCCCCGTCGAGCACGCTGTCCACCGCCGAGGCGATCTCGGTGATGACCAACGGCGTCGCCCTCGCCGCCCACTTCGGCGACGGCGTGGTCCGCGCCGACGATCTCGCCGCCAGCATCACCGGCGCGGTCGTCAAGGACCCGGTCCAGGACGCCATCGTGTGGCAGGAGTACCTCGAGACCGTCGTCAAGGACCGCCCCGAGTGGGCCGACCTCTACCGCGCCTGCCGGGAGCTGAGCTGA
- a CDS encoding DUF5682 family protein, whose protein sequence is MGRPLPRLPGAELTTSARVEILGVRHHGPGSARSVAGALDELAADAVVIEGPPELDSLVPHVGDGLVPPVAGLAYATAEPWRAAFYPMAAFSAEWVALTWAVEHGVPVRFADLPAAHALAPTDADQDPDEPEQRTDPITLLATAAGYDDPERWWEDAVEHRAESSLARFALLREAMAEARASGPVSADNLRREAAMRKVLRATIKAGHERIAFVCGAYHAPALDPAGFPSQVADATLLSRLPKVKVTTTWAPWTAGRLAYASGYGAGVTSPGWYQHLFACWAADRPGDVVPGWLTRVARALRDDGLDAAPASVVEAVRMAEALAAVRGRPSAGLDELMDASQSVLCGGSAVPLGLVERRLVIGEELGRVPDTVPLVPLAEDLARTQRRLRLKPSPTPTTITLDLRKEGQLDRSRLLHRLALLGIPWGTPADAGRTTGTFKEAWELEWQPEFAVSLVEAGLLGTTVRGAAETRVREAAAAAGDLATLGRLIESALVADLPRALATVVDALAAATAHQHDTRSLLDAVEPLARTQRYGDVRRADLGRVREVLATVVVRAAVELRAACSGLDDDAAAALRASIDSAQRGIALVSVGADRWREALSAVAADDRVHGSVAGRVNRILLDGAHLASERAAERLSRQLSVGADPVRAAAWLDGFLEGESVLLLHDPTLLAMVDEWVGRVDEAVFEDLLPLLRRTFARFPPAERRQVATRVYNLDHDHADAVPDLDLVAGRDAARRVAALLGLEVSR, encoded by the coding sequence GTGGGCCGACCTCTACCGCGCCTGCCGGGAGCTGAGCTGACCACGAGCGCCCGGGTCGAGATCCTCGGCGTACGCCACCACGGCCCGGGCTCCGCACGCTCGGTCGCCGGCGCGCTCGACGAGCTCGCGGCCGACGCGGTGGTGATCGAGGGGCCGCCGGAGCTCGACTCCCTGGTCCCCCACGTCGGCGACGGGCTGGTGCCGCCCGTGGCCGGCCTGGCCTATGCCACCGCCGAGCCCTGGCGGGCCGCGTTCTACCCGATGGCCGCCTTCTCCGCCGAGTGGGTCGCGCTCACCTGGGCGGTCGAGCACGGCGTACCCGTCCGGTTCGCCGACCTGCCCGCCGCCCACGCCCTCGCACCGACCGACGCCGACCAGGACCCCGACGAGCCGGAGCAGCGCACCGACCCGATCACCCTGCTCGCCACCGCCGCCGGCTACGACGACCCCGAGCGCTGGTGGGAGGACGCCGTCGAGCACCGGGCCGAGTCGTCGCTCGCGCGGTTCGCGCTGCTGCGCGAGGCGATGGCCGAGGCCCGCGCGTCCGGCCCGGTGAGCGCCGACAACCTGCGCCGCGAGGCGGCGATGCGCAAGGTGCTGCGGGCGACGATCAAGGCCGGCCACGAGCGGATCGCGTTCGTGTGCGGCGCCTACCACGCGCCCGCGCTGGACCCGGCGGGCTTCCCGTCCCAGGTCGCCGACGCCACGCTGCTGTCGCGGCTGCCGAAGGTGAAGGTGACCACGACCTGGGCGCCGTGGACGGCGGGCCGGCTGGCCTATGCGAGCGGCTACGGCGCCGGGGTCACCTCGCCCGGCTGGTACCAGCACCTCTTCGCCTGCTGGGCCGCGGACCGACCCGGCGACGTCGTCCCCGGCTGGCTGACCCGAGTCGCCCGGGCGCTGCGCGACGACGGCCTGGACGCCGCTCCGGCGAGCGTGGTCGAGGCGGTGCGGATGGCCGAGGCGCTGGCCGCCGTGCGCGGGCGGCCGTCGGCCGGCCTCGACGAGCTGATGGACGCCAGCCAGAGCGTGCTCTGCGGCGGCTCGGCGGTCCCGCTCGGGCTCGTCGAGCGGCGGCTGGTCATCGGCGAGGAGCTCGGGCGGGTGCCCGACACCGTGCCCCTGGTGCCGCTCGCCGAGGATCTCGCCCGCACCCAGCGCCGGCTCCGGCTCAAGCCGTCCCCGACGCCCACGACGATCACTCTCGACCTGCGCAAGGAGGGCCAGCTCGACCGCTCCCGGCTGCTCCACCGGCTGGCCCTGCTCGGCATCCCGTGGGGCACGCCCGCCGACGCCGGCCGCACGACCGGCACCTTCAAGGAGGCCTGGGAGCTCGAGTGGCAGCCGGAGTTCGCCGTGTCCCTGGTCGAGGCCGGACTGCTCGGCACCACCGTCCGCGGCGCCGCGGAGACCCGGGTCCGGGAGGCGGCCGCCGCCGCGGGCGACCTGGCCACGCTGGGCCGGCTGATCGAGTCGGCTCTGGTCGCCGACCTCCCCCGCGCACTCGCCACCGTGGTCGACGCGCTGGCCGCCGCCACCGCCCACCAGCACGACACCCGCTCGCTGCTCGACGCCGTCGAGCCGCTGGCCCGCACCCAGCGCTACGGCGACGTCCGGCGTGCCGACCTGGGCCGGGTCCGCGAGGTGCTCGCCACCGTCGTCGTCCGGGCAGCGGTCGAGCTGCGCGCGGCCTGCAGCGGTCTCGACGACGACGCGGCCGCGGCGCTGCGCGCCTCGATCGACAGCGCCCAGCGCGGGATCGCGCTGGTCAGCGTCGGCGCCGACCGGTGGCGCGAGGCGCTGTCGGCCGTGGCCGCCGACGACCGGGTGCACGGCTCGGTCGCCGGCCGGGTCAACCGGATCCTCCTCGACGGCGCGCACCTCGCGAGCGAGCGCGCCGCCGAACGCCTCAGCCGTCAGCTCTCGGTCGGCGCCGACCCGGTCCGCGCCGCCGCCTGGCTCGACGGCTTCCTCGAGGGCGAGTCGGTGCTCCTGCTCCACGACCCGACCCTGCTGGCCATGGTCGACGAGTGGGTCGGCCGGGTCGACGAGGCCGTCTTCGAGGACCTGCTGCCGTTGCTGCGCCGCACCTTCGCCCGGTTCCCGCCCGCCGAGCGGCGCCAGGTCGCGACCCGGGTCTACAACCTCGACCACGACCACGCCGACGCCGTGCCCGACCTCGACCTGGTCGCCGGCCGCGACGCCGCCCGCCGGGTCGCCGCGCTCCTCGGCCTGGAGGTGAGCCGATGA